Proteins from a genomic interval of Benincasa hispida cultivar B227 chromosome 7, ASM972705v1, whole genome shotgun sequence:
- the LOC120080909 gene encoding zinc finger MYND domain-containing protein 15 — MECAGKGRGTRCTGPATRRCGRCGVVAYCSVDHQVKHWDDHKDECKRFELQMERIDALNEFPFTFSEEATVQLCQKQESRCSFLSKRAIHKIGMWFYECPCGEAAASYNFSRLNDGWVLPRVLCPCSEPLSPITKRLHSWKDYYDWRCIPLHSPAALILHWPLTISYAVQVAGLEPLTPEFGDTLCIHYLGPEKELPQLSVFAELLALFPGVALQIELVGPRIPEEMNGETIDLCSFAKCLQMDCVCKSSSKAVDRDVYSNKYRQLSLKLRRGLYHDCYKDIIKDCYPHLIIAPNAGIAAYSSWLPTIELIKEIKVPAIFSDFCEEACHLGASCLSSATGRPITFPIQLNPFRQPIAMEDTALFLPCYSNCFLYGF, encoded by the exons ATGGAGTGCGCCGGCAAGGGACGAGGAACTCGTTGCACCGGTCCGGCCACGCGACGCTGTGGTCGCTGCGGAGTTGTTGCTTACTGTTCAGTCGATCACCAG GTTAAACATTGGGATGATCATAAAGATGAATGCAAAAGGTTTGAACTACAAATGGAGAGAATAGATGCCCTGAATGAGTTCCCTTTCACATTTTCCGAGGAGGCTACTGTTCAG TTGTGTCAAAAACAGGAGAGTAGATGCTCATTCTTGAGCAAAAGGGCCATCCACAAAATTGGAATGTGGTTTTACGAATGTCCTTGTGGGGAAGCTGCTGCGTCTTATAATTTCTCAAG ATTAAATGATGGTTGGGTTCTACCTAGAGTCCTTTGTCCATGTAGTG AACCCCTTTCACCAATAACAAAACGCTTACACAGTTGGAAGGACTATTATGATTGGAGATGCATCCCCCTTCACTCTCCTGCTGCTTTGATTCTTCATTGG CCACTTACAATAAGTTATGCTGTGCAAGTTGCTGGTTTGGAGCCCTTGACTCCAGAATTTGGCGACACATTATGCATACATTATCTAG GGCCTGAGAAGGAGCTTCCACAGCTCTCCGTTTTTGCTGAGCTGCTTGCACTTTTCCCTGGGGTGGCATTACAAATAGAGCTTGTTGGGCCTAGAATTCCAGAAGAAAT GAATGGTGAGACCATTGACCTTTGCAGTTTTGCTAAGTGTCTTCAGATGGATTGTGTTTGCAAATCTTCTAGCAAAGCTGTTGACAGGGATGTATATTCTAATAAATATCGACAGTTGTCATTGAAGCTTCGAAGAGGGCTTTACCATGATTGTTACAAAGACATTATCAAA GATTGTTATCCTCACTTGATCATTGCTCCAAATGCTGGGATTGCTGCGTATTCCAGTTGGCTACCTACCATT GAGCTCATTAAGGAAATAAAAGTCCCAGCAATCTTTTCTGATTTCTGTGAAGAAGCTTGCCATCTTGGAGCTTCTTGTTTGAGCAGTGCGACAGGCCGTCCCATTACTTTCCCG ATTCAATTAAACCCATTTCGGCAACCAATAGCTATGGAAGACACTGCTCTGTTTCTTCCTTGCTATTCAAATTGCTTCCTCTATGGATTCTAA